TAATAATCTAGTATAGTTTAAGAATGAAGATTGTTTGACTGACttgaaaatctgttttatgaGGGCAACCACATCCTccttaagaagaaaaaaaaaaaaaaaaaaagaccacaacaTCCACCAACAATTTAAAATCTcaattttaatcatttttaaaaaataaattacagaaTATAACTTTAAAAGTCAGACAAAGTGAGCCACCCTGTTCGCCCTCCCTCACAGGCACGGAGCTAAGCCCTGGATTTGAACAGCTCAAACAGAAAAGGGAAACATGATCTTACAAATAGACCATTTTTAAAACTACGTTTAGTTGCAAACGAAATCTTCTCTTGATCTAAAACAGTAATATAATACTGGTATTTTATACATTCATATACATGCTTTGTGCCTGTGATAATGATGATTTTAAAGTAACGTTCTAGAACTACCCGAAGAGGAACTTGAAGCGCAAACGTTGTGGATGGATTTGGAACCGAAGGACTCAAAAATATTAGTGTTATCTTACTAACACAAAATCACCACCTTAATTCCTATGTAACATttaaaggcctttttttttttttttttaaaaaaaagacttttcacGGCTGATGAATTGTATCACAATAACCATTCCAGGCATTTAGAATTGGACTAATGGagaaagttgggaaactgctgATAAAGGATAAGAGTGACTTTTGTCCTGGCAGCTCTGAAGTTGCCTTTCCCTGAATACTGCCTAGCCAAGCCAAGCCAAGCcgcccccccaacccacccccccataaaaaaaaaaatttttaaaaaaagaaagaaagaaaaagaaaccaatcATTTAAACAACTGAGGATTGTTTGTGTATCTTGAGcgttctgagtgtgtgtgcattagtgtCACGTAcatttgtatttctctgttacCGTTTGAATGTCTATGACTTGTCAGGTTTTGGAATATGTAACTGTAAACTTTGGTTTTTAGTTTCTCAGTCTAGGGAAGACtccacacgcacatacacacaaaactatacacacacacacacacaaaaaaaatacaaaatggcaaaacaaaaacaaaataataaacctCCACATATTCTACATATTGTGTCTTTAGGGTGCGTGACGTCAGTTGGCCTTTAACTTTGCTGTGTGCGACACCTGTTCAGTCAGACTGGCCCTTATAGAGTTAACTACAGTTTGCCGAATATTCTCCTCCATGTACTGCTCAGTCAATGGCTTAAgcacctagagagagagacagagagagagagagagagagagagagagagagagacagagagagaagacaaatcATGAGATCAATACTTGTAATTGAATATTAGCAAGTTAGGCATTATTttaaatgggggaaaaaaaagaacaagtccAGCCCAAGCCACAGCGGTCAGATCCTCAAACACATGATACGTTTTCCCTCCTGGCTGAGGCTGACGACGTTTACTCCAAAGGCACAGTCTGGAAAAGGCCTGAAAAGGGGATTGTAAAGTGTTAACGAACAGACAGACGAATGGAGTGATAGAGGGAGGCGAAAGTGGGGAggtgaggagaaaaggagagagggagatgagtgaGTTGATCTCACCTGTGAAAATGTCATCTGAAGggcagaagggggggggggaggaaaagagggaaaaaaaaagagagagtataGGCGTTATGACACAGTAGCAGATGATTGGATGTTTGCGTGAAGACGAGGAAACCGATTGGATGATTTTACAAAACAGCCAAAGAGGAGAGATTTTGACGTGGGGATGTGCATAAACTGATGGAACTTCACCAGTTTACTTGTGTTtgagtgcacaaacacatgtgaaCATATGTAGATGGGGaaggggttaaaaaaaaaactggccaaTGAGAGCGTCTGTGTTTCTACcgctgtccaaaaaaaaaaaagccaatcaAACGCTCACAACGAAAGCAAAACACCCACCTGTTCCCACAATGCCTCCGCAGTAAGGTCGATGGCCACGCCCACCTCACGATACTCTCCAGAGTATCTGACGTACGCCCAGGCACACAGGGACATCAGGGACACGCCCATCACCAAATTCGCCAGACCCGCGATCATCGACATGCCTATGAAGCCCGTCACCGTGGAGATCACGTAGGCGACGAACATGACGGCAAACAGCGTGGCGGGCGTCCGCGCAGCGTAGAAAATGTTCTTGCTGTCGTTGTGCTTTACGAAATTTGCAAAAACTTCGTCCAGCTCTCCTTCTAACTGCTCCTGATAGCGTTGGCTGAACTCCACCCCTCCCATTTTCTTAACGGAACGGAACTGCTTCACTGAGTTTTGCTTCACTTCTTCGTGATAGCGCTGGAGGTCCACGGGAGCAATGTATGGCTTATCCCCCCCGCAtacctgtgacacacacacacacacacacacgtgtggaCTGAGACGTGTAAGATAACGCACGCCGTTACGCTTCAAGACATGCCCTTCCCAGCTGGAGATTTTGGACAGATATATGGACTGAGAGCAGGTGGGAGAGttttctctgattattttcaGCCATCCAGGCCACAATCGAGTGCTATTTCCAGGGAATGGCCTCCAGTTATTTCCAGTTATCTGGGTTAGCTTTCGTCACTCCGCACTCCGCTTCTTTTAAAAGAGACCAACGGGCCCTCTCTATCTATAGAACACCTTAAGGAAGAGACCTGAAATAACTGTGGCTAACTTAATCAACCACGCCAGGACATAAATATTGGGAAACACATGAGAACGTATGACATACGTAAATAAGTAGCACTATGTTGTTATCTGTGTTGTTGACATCTCTTAGTCAAAAGAGCCTACCTGCTCCATCATTTTGCTGTACGTGTCTTTCGCCCCGGCGACAGCCGTTAGGTTGTTGGCCTCTGCGGTTGCCTaggtgacagagacagaatcagcACGAGAGGGGTAGCACACACCGGGAGGGGGGTGGTGTGTCAGATGAAAGAGGGCATACCTGTAACATGGATTTAGGATGAGGCAGCTCCTCACCTTGGTAGATTTTGATGTACGCCTGCGGACATAGagtaattataaaaaaaaaataaaacacatcaaaacatttcagtaagcactttgtttcatattttttgGAAAATTTAACCTGATAAAAGCTGAGATGATTATGAAGTGAATGTCTGTCCAGTGTTAAAATAATACAGCACCCAGCTCTGCTCTTCCTTTAAAGACTATGAGAATATGTTTCAAGGACTAAGCTTTCAAATATAACTCTCCATTAATACAGATGGAGGGAAATAAGATCATGCCCTAATCTTGAGGAGGggggattacacacacacacacacacactcacacagagtgaaagagtgtgagagagtgacagtgtatatatatatatataagcagaCCTTAAAATACTCCAGGAGGTCTCTGCAGGTGACTTTGGCTCCATTGATCTCTTTCTCTACCAGATTCTCAGGAGCCAGCAGCAGTGGAACTAGATTTTGCAGCTCCCTCTTAAACTCATCATCGATGTCTACAGAAACATGCGTCACATCAGACAACAATTCCAAAGAACTCACAGATCAGgggtatatatacatgtgtgtgtgtgtgtgtgtgtgtgtgtgtacgtgttctAACCTTTCagtctgccatcaaagtacggGTTGGTGGCCACCTTCAGGCCCGGATGAGGCAGAAGGAAACAGCCGATACTGGAGAAACAGGAGTGAATGTGCTTTCTCACATTCTGTAATTCCTCATGTTGATTCTGCTTCACCTGCACATTCACAGACCAGAAACCTCATCATCAGCCTGTCACACCAGGGGCCTGTCCTTGACCTCTCACTCTTTACTCAGTCTCACCAGCTCTGGACTAAATCATATCTAGGATGAATCTAGGGCCACTAAAAAACTAGATATACTATTGCTACACATTTTATGATGGACACATCACACTAATAACCAACCAACTAAGTCATATTGAGGTTAAAGTCTAGGCATACCTGAGATGACTGATGCAGTgcaaaaaacaaatgtacaacaaatgtatgtaaagtttgaaaggaaaaacatgccataaaaacaacaacaacacagcactgttttcGACAGAGGCTAATGATACTGTGAGTATTTAAGAGTACCCGCGTTGACCTGAAAACTGCCAGCTACCTTTCTGTTTTCGTTGCCAattttattcactgaaaattttaatattttttaaattaattttttaaaatgaatttaataactatttttaaatttaag
This sequence is a window from Chanos chanos chromosome 4, fChaCha1.1, whole genome shotgun sequence. Protein-coding genes within it:
- the atl2 gene encoding atlastin-2 codes for the protein MAEESGLRNRNLTAIDRKDRHFDDDMTWDKKIQLSCPVQESCPVEEAAPGMNGMEPGSAEEQEEVVSEEEEEEPVPEGARPIQIVIANQDDHVFELDAVALEKVLMQEHVRDLNVVVLSVAGAFRKGKSFLLDFMLRYMHSQSSDSWMGGDDEPLTGFSWRGGCERETTGIQVWSEVFVMEKPDGSKVAVLLVDTQGAFDSQSTIKDCATVFALSTMTSSVQVYNLSQNIQEDDLQHLQLFTEYGRLAMEEIYEKPFQKLLFLIRDWCYPYEHPYGLAGGNRFLEKRLQVKQNQHEELQNVRKHIHSCFSSIGCFLLPHPGLKVATNPYFDGRLKDIDDEFKRELQNLVPLLLAPENLVEKEINGAKVTCRDLLEYFKAYIKIYQGEELPHPKSMLQATAEANNLTAVAGAKDTYSKMMEQVCGGDKPYIAPVDLQRYHEEVKQNSVKQFRSVKKMGGVEFSQRYQEQLEGELDEVFANFVKHNDSKNIFYAARTPATLFAVMFVAYVISTVTGFIGMSMIAGLANLVMGVSLMSLCAWAYVRYSGEYREVGVAIDLTAEALWEQVLKPLTEQYMEENIRQTVVNSIRASLTEQVSHTAKLKAN